One Streptomyces sp. B21-105 genomic region harbors:
- a CDS encoding putative quinol monooxygenase, translating into MTNIESAALTVVAQLRAKPGKEQVLSQALTALVAPTSREPGCVTYDLHVGVDDPASFCLYEIWRSRDEHAANLQTAHLQDFVARLDDLLDGELRVTLLRHIA; encoded by the coding sequence ATGACGAACATCGAATCTGCCGCATTGACAGTCGTCGCCCAGTTGCGAGCCAAGCCCGGCAAGGAGCAGGTTCTGAGCCAGGCGCTCACTGCGCTCGTGGCGCCCACGTCGCGTGAGCCGGGCTGCGTCACCTACGACCTGCACGTCGGTGTGGACGACCCCGCCTCGTTCTGCCTCTACGAGATCTGGCGCAGCCGCGACGAGCACGCCGCCAACCTCCAGACCGCCCACCTGCAGGACTTCGTGGCCCGGCTGGACGATCTCCTCGACGGCGAGCTTCGGGTCACCCTTCTACGCCACATCGCCTGA
- a CDS encoding helix-turn-helix domain-containing protein has translation MGEREKISRGLCAGDSYRAIAGLLGRAVSTISRED, from the coding sequence ATGGGCGAGCGGGAGAAGATCTCACGCGGGCTTTGTGCTGGCGATTCCTACCGGGCGATCGCTGGCCTGCTGGGCCGTGCGGTGTCGACGATCAGCCGCGAAGACTGA
- a CDS encoding alpha/beta hydrolase family protein yields the protein MSVTRRRLLARAGGLAALGAASALAPAARASAAPTALEGPVRLELPRPTGPCPLGVTELRLVDRTRRGPWWAGDAAGEFRELMVSVWYPADRAAAEDGPRASYMRAGAGAVFGAGAAKILGVDQGAIDWSAFGTHARIGVAPVPGAVRRPVVLYSPGMYNERTLDTTAVEELASHGYVVVTVDPVHEAHAVEFPDGRVIEPAPGLGAIEAGADRSRAALEVRVADIPFVLDQLAVLARGGNPDAGRRPLPRGLGESLDLARTGMFGHSLGGMTTAEAMRVDRRIRAGVNLDGPLGYDWTDPELLLPVARTGLDRPFLQMGAWLEVPSGRLPHTHENSPSWRAMWRNSTAWKRDLWTEAAEHNSFTDYQTILPGLAERLTLPKGLPTRMTGTVDPARFTVSRRAYLTAFFDQHLRGRHQPLLDGPSPLHPDVRFIG from the coding sequence ATGTCCGTGACGCGGCGGCGACTGCTGGCCCGCGCCGGCGGTTTAGCCGCACTGGGCGCCGCCTCGGCTCTGGCGCCGGCCGCTCGCGCGTCCGCTGCGCCGACGGCCCTCGAAGGGCCTGTACGGCTCGAACTCCCCCGCCCCACCGGACCATGTCCGCTCGGCGTCACCGAACTGCGTCTGGTGGACCGGACGCGCCGTGGCCCCTGGTGGGCGGGCGACGCGGCCGGGGAGTTCCGGGAGCTCATGGTGAGCGTCTGGTATCCGGCCGACCGTGCCGCGGCGGAAGACGGGCCTCGGGCGTCCTACATGCGTGCGGGCGCGGGCGCGGTCTTCGGGGCGGGCGCGGCGAAGATTCTCGGCGTCGACCAAGGGGCCATCGACTGGTCCGCTTTCGGTACCCACGCCCGCATCGGGGTGGCCCCGGTGCCCGGGGCCGTGCGGAGACCCGTGGTGCTGTACTCGCCGGGCATGTACAACGAGCGCACGCTCGACACCACCGCCGTGGAGGAGTTGGCGAGCCACGGCTATGTGGTGGTCACCGTCGACCCCGTCCACGAGGCACACGCGGTCGAGTTCCCGGACGGTCGCGTCATCGAGCCGGCACCCGGGCTCGGCGCCATCGAGGCGGGCGCCGACCGGTCCAGGGCGGCGCTGGAGGTCCGGGTCGCCGACATCCCGTTCGTCCTCGACCAGCTCGCCGTGCTCGCCCGCGGCGGTAACCCCGACGCCGGGAGGCGGCCGCTGCCGCGCGGTCTCGGGGAGAGCCTGGACCTCGCGCGCACCGGCATGTTCGGGCATTCACTCGGCGGGATGACGACCGCAGAGGCGATGCGCGTGGACCGCCGCATCCGCGCCGGGGTCAACCTCGACGGCCCGCTCGGTTACGACTGGACTGACCCCGAACTGCTGCTGCCGGTCGCCCGCACCGGGCTGGACCGGCCGTTTCTGCAGATGGGGGCCTGGCTCGAAGTCCCGTCCGGCAGGCTGCCACACACCCATGAGAACTCCCCGTCCTGGCGGGCGATGTGGCGGAACTCCACCGCCTGGAAGCGCGATCTGTGGACGGAGGCGGCCGAGCACAACTCGTTCACCGACTACCAGACGATCCTCCCGGGCCTCGCCGAGCGGCTCACGCTGCCGAAGGGGCTACCGACCCGGATGACCGGTACCGTCGACCCGGCCCGGTTCACCGTGAGCCGACGGGCCTACCTCACCGCCTTCTTCGACCAGCATCTACGCGGCCGCCACCAGCCGCTGCTCGACGGCCCCTCGCCGCTCCACCCTGACGTGCGATTCATCGGCTGA
- a CDS encoding IS3 family transposase has translation MLKVEYVHRHTFATRAAARISIATWITHFYNTRRLHSVCHWKSPIDYEHDYWAGFTEELAA, from the coding sequence GTGCTGAAGGTCGAGTACGTCCACCGGCACACCTTCGCCACCCGCGCCGCGGCCCGGATCAGCATCGCGACCTGGATCACCCACTTCTACAACACCCGTCGGCTACACAGCGTGTGCCATTGGAAGAGCCCGATCGACTACGAACACGACTACTGGGCCGGCTTCACCGAGGAGCTGGCTGCATAG
- a CDS encoding cytochrome P450 — protein sequence MPAGTFAVASLWDLHRNPDLYPDPEEFRPERFLGNRPPRGAWLPFGADTHACIDGQLAFLQVTVLVHTLIRRGQLLPRRDRTRESATAPARSPSPS from the coding sequence GTGCCGGCCGGGACATTCGCCGTAGCGAGCCTATGGGATCTGCACCGAAACCCCGATCTGTACCCCGATCCGGAGGAGTTCCGTCCCGAACGGTTCCTGGGGAACCGGCCTCCTCGTGGCGCCTGGCTGCCTTTCGGTGCTGACACGCACGCCTGCATCGACGGTCAACTGGCCTTCCTGCAAGTCACCGTGCTGGTGCACACACTCATCCGCCGTGGGCAGCTCCTGCCGCGACGCGACAGGACGAGGGAATCGGCCACCGCGCCAGCACGGAGCCCTTCCCCCTCCTAG
- the pdxR gene encoding MocR-like pyridoxine biosynthesis transcription factor PdxR, which yields MDIHRTNRASGLLIELSEDGGSLYERLTSGIRAAIVAGRLAPGHLLPPSRVLAAELGCSRWVVNEAYTQLAAEGQLQTRQGSGTRVTTHPATRDPDRTPETGRAPAPPPVVADLRPGAPDVAAFPAPAWTRSLQHVLTTIEWEPSLFPPPAGARRLREVVAAYLSRVRGLTVEADEVLITCGTSHGVSLVARVLAARGVSHLAVEDPGWSRLHQVAVAAGLPTEPVAVDAEGLDVEALRRTGAQAVLCAPAHQFPTGTALSPTRRLALLAWATQRTSVIIEDDYDAEFRYDRRPIGALAGLDRSRVVYLGSVSKTLHPGLRLGWMVPPPALRQPLLDALDSAGAGPSTLDQLTFARLAATGGYDRHLRRVRKVYRARRDALVTALGSHAVIRDCGPVHGIAAGLHLLVPLPPGLHDHMIAEHLAGRGIAAMALSGYATRRHAPALVIGYGRLTATRAQWAAEQLAEVLLDLRP from the coding sequence GTGGATATTCACCGAACCAATCGAGCCAGCGGCCTCCTCATCGAACTGTCCGAGGACGGCGGGTCGCTGTACGAGCGCCTGACGAGTGGGATCAGGGCCGCGATCGTGGCGGGCCGCCTGGCACCGGGCCACCTGTTGCCCCCGAGCCGCGTGCTGGCCGCCGAACTCGGCTGCTCCCGGTGGGTCGTCAACGAGGCGTACACCCAGCTCGCCGCCGAGGGGCAACTGCAGACGCGGCAGGGCTCCGGCACGCGCGTCACGACCCATCCCGCCACGCGCGACCCGGACCGGACACCAGAGACCGGGCGAGCTCCTGCCCCGCCGCCGGTGGTGGCCGACCTTCGGCCGGGCGCCCCGGATGTGGCGGCTTTCCCCGCACCCGCGTGGACCCGGTCCCTGCAGCACGTCCTCACCACCATCGAATGGGAACCGTCGCTCTTCCCGCCGCCGGCAGGAGCGCGGCGGTTGCGGGAGGTCGTAGCCGCCTATCTGAGCCGGGTGCGCGGACTGACCGTCGAGGCTGACGAGGTACTCATCACCTGCGGTACCTCCCATGGGGTCTCCCTCGTGGCGCGGGTCCTGGCCGCGCGAGGAGTGTCGCACCTGGCCGTCGAGGATCCCGGCTGGTCCCGTCTGCACCAGGTCGCGGTCGCCGCCGGCCTGCCCACCGAGCCGGTCGCCGTGGACGCCGAGGGCCTCGACGTCGAGGCGCTGCGTCGAACAGGCGCCCAGGCGGTGCTGTGCGCGCCGGCCCATCAGTTCCCCACAGGCACGGCCCTGTCGCCCACACGCCGATTGGCTCTGCTCGCCTGGGCCACGCAGCGCACCTCCGTGATCATCGAAGACGATTACGACGCCGAGTTCCGCTACGACCGCAGACCCATTGGCGCCCTGGCCGGCCTCGACCGTAGCCGTGTGGTCTACCTGGGCTCGGTCAGCAAGACCCTGCATCCAGGACTGCGGCTGGGCTGGATGGTCCCGCCACCGGCGTTGCGCCAACCGCTGCTTGACGCTCTCGATTCCGCAGGCGCCGGCCCCAGCACCCTGGATCAGCTCACCTTCGCCAGGCTCGCTGCCACCGGCGGCTACGACAGGCACCTACGCCGTGTGCGCAAGGTTTACCGGGCCCGCCGCGACGCCCTCGTGACTGCGCTGGGCAGTCACGCCGTCATCCGCGACTGCGGCCCGGTCCACGGCATCGCCGCGGGTCTGCATCTGCTGGTTCCGCTGCCCCCCGGACTCCACGATCACATGATCGCCGAACACCTCGCAGGCCGCGGAATCGCCGCCATGGCCCTTTCCGGATACGCCACCCGGCGCCACGCGCCGGCCCTGGTCATCGGCTACGGCCGCCTTACCGCGACCCGCGCGCAGTGGGCGGCCGAGCAGCTCGCGGAGGTCCTCCTCGACCTTCGCCCCTGA
- a CDS encoding AI-2E family transporter, with protein sequence MSATLSSTKTRAALRTLARVSVELLLVLVMAATVIWLLGRMWSVVWPFIVGLFITTLTWPLTRFLRNRGWRPALAASVVTVLFLVVAAGTVALIAVPVASQSGELTDGVVDGIQKLREWAAGPPLNIGEDQITGASDAAVERIRNSAGSMVTAVFTGVSTVVNGVVTAVLAVFLMFFFLKDGPRFLPWLTRQLPGRLATDIPTVAARGWDTLGAFVRSQAIVGLLDAVFIGIGLWVLGVPLVLPLAVLTFVSAFVPIVGALFAGFVAVLIALVSNDLTDALIVLAIIVVVQQLEGNVFQPIIQSRGLGLHAAVVLLAVTLGGSLAGVVGSLLAVPVAALIAVVWNYVREQLTDPTRESDAEGSPDGAVVPS encoded by the coding sequence ATGTCTGCCACCTTGAGTTCCACGAAGACACGTGCCGCACTGCGCACATTGGCGCGCGTCTCGGTCGAGTTGCTGCTGGTGCTGGTGATGGCCGCCACGGTCATCTGGTTGCTCGGACGCATGTGGTCGGTCGTCTGGCCGTTCATAGTCGGTCTATTCATCACGACGCTGACGTGGCCCCTGACGCGCTTCCTGCGCAACCGCGGCTGGCGCCCGGCCCTGGCCGCGTCGGTCGTGACCGTGCTGTTCCTCGTCGTGGCGGCGGGCACCGTGGCGCTGATCGCGGTGCCGGTGGCGTCCCAGTCCGGCGAACTGACCGATGGTGTCGTCGACGGCATCCAGAAGCTGCGCGAGTGGGCGGCCGGACCGCCGCTGAACATCGGTGAGGATCAGATCACCGGGGCCTCGGACGCCGCGGTCGAGCGCATCCGCAACAGCGCGGGCAGCATGGTCACCGCGGTCTTCACGGGCGTGAGCACCGTGGTGAACGGCGTCGTCACCGCCGTCCTAGCCGTCTTCCTGATGTTCTTCTTCCTCAAGGACGGCCCGCGGTTCCTGCCCTGGCTCACCCGGCAGCTGCCCGGCCGGCTCGCGACCGACATCCCGACGGTGGCCGCCCGCGGATGGGACACGCTCGGAGCGTTCGTACGCTCCCAGGCGATCGTCGGTCTGCTCGACGCGGTCTTCATCGGCATCGGACTCTGGGTGCTGGGCGTCCCGTTGGTGCTTCCGCTGGCGGTGCTCACCTTCGTGTCCGCCTTCGTGCCGATCGTGGGCGCGCTGTTCGCCGGTTTCGTGGCGGTCCTGATCGCCCTGGTGTCGAACGACCTTACTGACGCCCTGATCGTGCTGGCGATCATCGTCGTGGTGCAGCAGCTCGAAGGCAATGTGTTCCAGCCCATCATCCAGAGCCGCGGACTGGGTCTGCACGCCGCGGTGGTCCTCCTGGCAGTCACCCTTGGCGGCAGCCTGGCCGGCGTCGTAGGCAGCCTGCTCGCGGTTCCGGTCGCCGCCCTCATCGCCGTGGTGTGGAACTACGTGCGCGAACAACTCACCGACCCGACGCGGGAGTCGGACGCCGAAGGCTCGCCGGACGGTGCGGTCGTCCCGTCGTAG